One genomic segment of Mytilus trossulus isolate FHL-02 chromosome 4, PNRI_Mtr1.1.1.hap1, whole genome shotgun sequence includes these proteins:
- the LOC134715834 gene encoding GPI transamidase component PIG-S-like, whose protein sequence is MKKLEEKEKPVTQTWTQIYAALGVGFVYIIIGLPLWWKTTEVYRVSLPYSDIEELYQAKLKYTVDLEVINFDGQITDVDLTSLSGLLTSVLASKESDIYSKYRVNVRQCTQDERVHEKLELPGLDEKLHLEDEKQNRYEIYLLPKKLTKPYIGTHHALYLSTKDRELSLVSEDIVHLVKEHFVRESVLTKTFQATKGQNKATRGQKITQQPDKESMRAVKSNDEYDITFSLVNPQPDILDVQWDIEYGVSYLDPLILKIEQYAKLNIKSQVMYYTGLLRRPKSDDKKGEFYYDMEDLPHTINPLEVKLGSHASNNPTLNFLTYVPSRNQHPLYICQRKGVKVESNSFLSPRWGGIFIYNVPNPGSNDTLPVPVSLDMKSVMEVFITQLKLLLNIQSVSPDTVEIADPQNKIISEWELDNWLRYRCIENLGTSASTLKSLAQLLGKIRNMVIQDHIGKLVEEAVSAIKASHNYLAQGKLDKAFLKSKQAFKASETAFFDPSLLELLYFPEDQKFAIYIPLFLPISLPVIASLYKAFKWIKEQKAKVKQE, encoded by the exons atgaaaaagttaGAGGAAAAAGAAAAACCAGTTACAC AAACCTGGACCCAGATATATGCTGCTTTGGGAGttggttttgtttatattatcatTGGATTACCTTTATGGTGGAAAACAACAGAGGTATACAGAGTTAGTCTACCTTACTCTGATATAGAGGAGTTATATCAAGCAAAG ttgaAGTATACAGTAGATTTGGAGGTTATTAATTTTGATGGTCAGATAACAGATGTGGACCTAACCTCATTATCAGGACTTCTAACATCAGTCTTAG CTTCTAAAGAGAGTGACATATACAGTAAATACAGAGTGAATGTTCGACAATGTACACAGGACGAGAGAGTGCATGAAAAATTAGAATTACCAG gttTAGATGAGAAGTTACATTTAGAAGATGAAAAACAGAATAGATATGAGATTTATTTGTTGCCAAAGAAACTAACAAAGCCTTATATTGGTACACATCATGCACTTtatttgtctacaaaagacagag AGTTGTCTTTAGTATCAGAAGATATTGTACACCTTGTCAAAGAGCATTTTGTTAGAGAATCAGTGCTGACAAAAACATTTCAAGCCACTAAAGGACAGAATAAAGCTACTAGAGGACAGAAAATTACACAACAG CCAGATAAAGAAAGTATGAGAGCTGTCAAATCAAATGATGAATATGATATAACCTTTAGCCTTGTGAACCCTCAACCTGACATTTTAGATGTCCAATGGGATATAGAATATGGAGTGT caTATTTAGACCCATTGATATTAAAGATAGAACAGTATGCAAAGTTGAACATCAAATCACAG GTGATGTACTACACTGGGTTACTGAGGAGACCAAAATCAGACGACAAGAAAGGAGAATTTTACTATGATATGGAGGATTTACCTCACACTATCAACCCATTGGAGGTCAAACTAG gATCTCATGCCTCTAACAACCCTACATTAAACTTTTTGACATATGTACCAAGTAGAAATCAGCATCCACTGTATATCTGTCAGAGAAAAG GTGTGAAAGTGGAAAGTAACTCATTCCTGAGTCCACGATGGGGtggtatatttatttacaatgtgCCAAACCCAGGCTCCAATGATACTCTGCCTGTCCCAGTTAGTCTAGATATGAAATCTGTAATGGAAGTGTTTATTACACAACTAAAGCTTCTGCTTAATATTCAATCAGTA TCACCAGATACAGTAGAGATTGCTGATCCTCAGAATAAGATTATATCTGAATGG gAATTAGATAACTGGTTGAGATACAGATGTATTGAAAATCTAGGAACATCAGCATCCACATTGAAATCTTTAGCACAGTTATTAGGCAAAATTAGAAATATGGTTATACAAGATCATATAGGAAAACTG gTTGAGGAAGCTGTGAGTGCTATTAAAGCTAGTCACAATTATTTAGCACAGGGAAAGTTAGATAAAGCTTTCCTCAAgtcaaaacaagcatttaaAGCATCAG agaCAGCTTTCTTTGATCCATCCTTACTAGAATTATTATATTTCCCTGAAGATCAAAA atttGCAATATACATTCCATTGTTTCTGCCAATAAGTTTACCTGTGATAGCCTCATTAtacaaggcattcaaatggatcaAAGAACAAAAAGCTAAAGTGAAACAAGAATGA